A single Campylobacter hyointestinalis subsp. hyointestinalis DNA region contains:
- the cas7b gene encoding type I-B CRISPR-associated protein Cas7/Csh2: MLKKEILFLWDGENFNPNGDMLNSNAPRIDEETNIAETTDVRIKRTIRDELMKESEDQVFVKEYRRDENILDCKNAIRQNIDIKKSKNEVIDQILTKFIDIRAFGGVLPISDKDEMKKDKNIKVAGVSFTGPVQFRMSKSLHKVQTKHIKGTGAFASGADKDAKTFREEDFLPYAFFATYGIMDNYNAAKTKFSENDATKIIKALWNGTKNLTTRTKMGQMPRFMLIISYKDNTYAGDLNNSIELTSTKEEEAFRNIKDFNVNFDKLNTKLKKYSDNIEKIEYITEAEFEIINQAQIDKKWVKFEL; the protein is encoded by the coding sequence ATGCTTAAAAAAGAGATACTATTTTTATGGGATGGCGAGAATTTTAACCCAAATGGCGATATGCTAAATAGCAATGCTCCAAGGATAGATGAAGAGACGAATATCGCAGAGACAACGGATGTGCGTATAAAAAGAACTATCAGAGATGAACTTATGAAAGAAAGTGAAGATCAGGTTTTTGTTAAAGAATATAGAAGAGATGAAAATATTTTAGATTGTAAAAATGCTATTCGTCAAAATATAGATATTAAAAAAAGTAAAAATGAAGTAATAGATCAAATTCTAACCAAATTTATAGACATTAGAGCATTTGGCGGAGTTTTGCCTATCTCTGATAAAGATGAGATGAAAAAAGATAAAAATATAAAAGTTGCTGGAGTTTCATTTACTGGACCAGTTCAATTTCGTATGTCAAAGTCGCTACATAAAGTGCAAACAAAACATATAAAAGGCACTGGAGCATTTGCTAGTGGGGCCGATAAAGATGCTAAAACATTTAGAGAAGAGGACTTTTTACCGTATGCATTTTTTGCGACTTATGGAATTATGGATAATTATAATGCAGCCAAGACCAAATTTAGCGAAAATGATGCTACTAAGATTATCAAAGCTCTTTGGAATGGCACAAAAAATTTAACAACTCGTACGAAAATGGGACAAATGCCTAGATTTATGTTGATTATAAGTTATAAAGACAATACTTACGCAGGAGATTTAAATAATAGTATTGAGCTGACTTCGACAAAAGAAGAAGAGGCATTTAGAAATATCAAAGATTTTAACGTAAATTTTGATAAATTAAATACAAAATTAAAAAAATATTCAGATAACATAGAAAAGATAGAGTATATCACAGAGGCCGAATTTGAGATAATAAATCAAGCTCAGATCGATAAAAAATGGGTTAAATTTGAGCTATGA
- the cas3 gene encoding CRISPR-associated helicase Cas3' has translation MQKIVEIYMRSTAIQSVLSDVFWSHPDKLYIDHIRRMLDVSDSEFVKKVKIFHDIAKLKIAFQKYIRNTNASIADKNHSLLSAYIFLENYIGDDLDIVFGFLAIVSHHGEVHNLYDAIRDNFCLNVKELDFANEVIQNAKMIDIYENIAFSKNELEDKTKKIELFLMHRKFRQKFDYQDFINFKSLYSNLIYSDKYEAIFSDSKITPRNIDLSLLESHIKNLKPHQKRDKFRKFVLNNFDKDHKLFTLTAPTGYGKTLTALNFALKFKKDRVIFTLPFTTIIDQAYDIINEIYGSTNTIFKIHHKTTINEDIDSDRYSKIKFIMDSFSGDINVTTLYQLIFTIFGNSNKDNVKFNQLKNSVIIIDEAQAIPYQIRMDFLRLCEIISEQLNTVFIFMSATMPIINSNKFREISNLDYFSNQKRYDICWLQIDKNQEILEQKISEAAKENHTLVVVNTVEKAQELYYKFKDDFECYSLTSYMVDEHKQMVISKIQNKLSKNNTKILLISTQSIEAGVDVSFEIGFREIAPISSIIQTAGRINRHFGGKKGKLYVFDDICKYSDVIYGNLQKISNSIISDILKPNDLCESEILGFANLYFKKINTNLESYYVKDEIKNLEFASINSKISEILEVEKCKRMLVIEPTSDFIDRLEAEYRDLQNQNLDKFNKLNKIDKIIKKLMACSINISNNDFGKIQTGLKDIEFIKGVKALPCFASEYDKNVGFKKCNFIKNPFS, from the coding sequence ATGCAAAAAATAGTGGAAATATATATGAGATCGACGGCGATACAGTCTGTTTTGTCTGATGTGTTTTGGTCGCATCCAGACAAGCTATATATCGATCATATAAGGCGTATGCTCGATGTGAGCGATTCTGAGTTTGTTAAAAAAGTAAAAATATTTCATGATATAGCAAAGTTAAAAATCGCATTTCAAAAATATATACGAAATACTAATGCTTCTATCGCAGATAAAAATCATTCACTTCTTTCTGCTTATATATTTTTAGAAAATTATATCGGTGATGATCTAGATATTGTTTTTGGCTTTTTGGCGATTGTATCACATCATGGTGAAGTTCATAATTTATATGATGCTATCAGGGATAATTTTTGCTTAAACGTTAAAGAACTTGATTTTGCAAACGAAGTGATCCAAAATGCAAAAATGATAGATATATATGAAAATATTGCATTTTCTAAAAATGAGCTAGAAGATAAGACTAAAAAAATCGAATTATTTTTGATGCATAGAAAATTTAGGCAAAAGTTTGATTATCAAGATTTTATAAATTTCAAGAGTCTGTATTCGAATTTGATTTATAGTGATAAATACGAAGCGATCTTTAGTGACTCTAAAATAACGCCAAGAAATATAGATCTATCTCTACTAGAAAGTCATATAAAAAATTTAAAACCTCATCAAAAAAGAGACAAATTTAGAAAATTTGTTTTAAATAATTTCGATAAAGATCATAAGCTTTTTACGCTTACTGCGCCGACTGGGTATGGTAAAACGCTTACTGCGTTAAATTTCGCACTCAAATTTAAAAAAGATAGAGTTATTTTCACGCTTCCGTTTACGACTATTATTGATCAAGCATATGATATCATTAATGAAATTTATGGCTCAACAAATACTATTTTTAAAATTCATCATAAAACTACGATAAATGAAGATATCGACTCAGATAGATATTCTAAGATCAAATTTATCATGGATTCATTTAGCGGCGATATAAATGTAACGACTCTCTATCAGCTTATTTTTACTATTTTTGGCAACTCAAACAAAGATAATGTTAAGTTTAATCAGCTAAAAAACAGTGTCATCATCATTGATGAGGCTCAGGCTATACCTTATCAAATTCGTATGGATTTTTTAAGGCTTTGTGAGATTATTTCAGAACAGCTGAATACTGTTTTTATATTTATGTCTGCAACTATGCCTATCATAAATAGCAATAAATTTAGAGAAATATCAAATTTAGACTATTTTAGCAACCAAAAAAGATATGATATTTGCTGGTTGCAAATAGATAAAAATCAAGAAATTCTAGAACAAAAGATCTCTGAAGCAGCCAAAGAAAATCATACTTTAGTAGTTGTAAATACAGTAGAAAAAGCCCAAGAACTTTACTATAAATTTAAAGACGACTTCGAATGTTACTCTCTAACAAGTTATATGGTTGATGAGCATAAGCAAATGGTTATATCTAAAATTCAAAATAAATTATCTAAAAATAATACAAAGATTTTGCTTATCTCTACTCAGTCGATAGAAGCTGGAGTTGATGTGAGCTTTGAGATCGGTTTTAGAGAGATCGCACCGATCAGCTCTATCATACAAACGGCCGGACGCATCAATAGACATTTTGGAGGAAAAAAAGGAAAGCTTTACGTTTTTGATGATATCTGCAAATATTCTGACGTTATTTATGGCAATTTGCAAAAGATTAGCAACTCTATCATCTCAGATATCTTAAAACCAAACGACCTTTGCGAAAGTGAAATTCTTGGTTTTGCAAATTTGTATTTTAAAAAAATAAATACAAATTTAGAGTCATATTATGTCAAAGATGAGATAAAAAACCTAGAGTTTGCTTCTATAAACTCAAAAATTAGTGAAATCTTAGAAGTCGAAAAATGCAAAAGAATGCTTGTGATAGAACCTACAAGCGATTTCATCGATAGATTAGAGGCTGAGTATCGAGACTTACAAAATCAAAATTTAGATAAATTTAACAAACTAAATAAAATAGATAAAATCATCAAAAAACTTATGGCGTGCAGTATAAATATCTCAAATAACGATTTTGGTAAAATCCAAACAGGATTAAAAGATATTGAGTTTATCAAAGGAGTTAAAGCCTTGCCTTGTTTTGCTAGTGAGTATGATAAGAACGTAGGCTTTAAGAAATGTAATTTTATAAAAAACCCTTTTAGCTAG
- the cas5 gene encoding CRISPR-associated protein Cas5 has protein sequence MSGDIIAFKLTGDYAHFSHPATIYSSLTYPVPPKTTIMGLLGAVIGLDEYWELENLLYSVKINSQIRKKIFVFNGIKFALSTNFNLEEGYQNSSEKKQFYRELLCTPSYTIFLNLENVEDKFKKKIISSLREHKTAFTPYLGINFCIADFEFVEIKKCEKVTKSLVEVATFVLQEDFIFQPDNYDVRLTSSRMACKVEEGRIFKDFKDFVIEINGGQSLNAKNSGNIYEIDGDTVCFV, from the coding sequence ATGAGCGGCGATATAATTGCATTTAAGCTAACTGGCGATTATGCACATTTTTCTCATCCAGCTACGATTTATTCGAGTCTTACTTATCCTGTGCCTCCAAAAACCACTATAATGGGTCTTCTTGGAGCTGTGATAGGGCTTGACGAATACTGGGAACTTGAAAATTTGCTTTATAGCGTAAAAATAAATTCTCAGATAAGAAAAAAGATATTTGTTTTTAATGGTATAAAATTTGCGCTTTCTACGAATTTTAACCTTGAAGAAGGGTATCAAAACTCAAGCGAAAAAAAGCAGTTTTATAGAGAACTGCTTTGTACCCCGTCTTATACTATTTTTTTAAATTTAGAAAATGTAGAAGATAAATTTAAAAAGAAAATTATATCGAGTTTAAGAGAGCATAAAACTGCTTTTACGCCTTATTTGGGTATAAATTTTTGTATTGCTGATTTTGAATTTGTAGAGATAAAAAAATGTGAAAAAGTTACAAAAAGCTTAGTAGAAGTAGCGACTTTTGTCTTGCAAGAAGACTTTATATTTCAGCCAGATAATTATGACGTGAGATTGACATCATCAAGAATGGCTTGTAAGGTAGAAGAGGGTAGGATATTTAAAGATTTTAAAGATTTTGTGATTGAGATAAACGGCGGACAGAGTTTAAATGCAAAAAATAGTGGAAATATATATGAGATCGACGGCGATACAGTCTGTTTTGTCTGA
- the fbaA gene encoding class II fructose-bisphosphate aldolase, translating into MGVLDIVKAGVLSGDDITKLYAHAKKEGFAIPAVNVVGSNSINAVLEAAKKVNSPVIIQFSNGGASFIAGKACPKADILGAVAGAKHVHLLAEAYGVPVVLHTDHAARKLLPWIDGLIEANREHKRVFGKPLFSSHMLDLSEESLKENVFTCKKYLKDLSELGISLEIELGVTGGEEDGVDNTSVDNSLLYTQPSDVAYAYKELKEVSDKFSIAASFGNVHGVYKPGNVVLRPEILKNSQVYVKNEFGLSDEKPINFVFHGGSGSDIKDIKDAVSYGVVKMNIDTDTQWAFWNGVREYEAANHSYLQGQIGNPEGQDKPNKKYYDPRKWLRNGEESVIKRLLEAFENLNCVGRN; encoded by the coding sequence ATGGGGGTTTTGGATATTGTAAAAGCTGGAGTTCTAAGTGGTGATGATATCACAAAACTCTACGCTCACGCTAAAAAAGAAGGCTTTGCTATCCCTGCTGTAAATGTAGTAGGAAGCAACTCTATAAATGCGGTTTTAGAAGCGGCAAAAAAAGTAAACTCGCCAGTAATTATTCAATTTAGCAACGGTGGAGCTTCATTTATAGCTGGAAAAGCATGTCCTAAGGCGGATATTTTGGGGGCTGTGGCAGGAGCGAAGCATGTGCATTTGTTAGCTGAAGCATACGGAGTGCCAGTCGTGCTTCATACCGATCACGCTGCTAGAAAACTACTCCCGTGGATAGATGGACTTATAGAGGCAAACCGTGAGCATAAAAGAGTTTTTGGGAAGCCTCTTTTTAGTTCTCATATGCTTGATCTTAGCGAAGAAAGTTTGAAAGAAAACGTTTTTACTTGTAAAAAATATCTAAAAGATCTAAGTGAGCTAGGCATTAGCTTAGAAATAGAGCTTGGCGTGACTGGTGGTGAGGAAGATGGCGTAGATAATACAAGTGTTGATAACTCGCTTTTATATACCCAGCCTAGTGATGTTGCTTATGCTTATAAAGAACTAAAAGAAGTAAGTGATAAATTTAGCATAGCTGCAAGTTTTGGAAATGTTCATGGTGTTTATAAACCAGGAAATGTCGTACTTCGTCCTGAAATTCTTAAAAATTCACAAGTTTATGTTAAAAACGAATTTGGATTAAGCGATGAAAAACCGATCAATTTCGTTTTTCACGGTGGTAGCGGTAGTGACATAAAAGATATAAAAGACGCCGTTAGTTATGGTGTCGTAAAGATGAACATAGATACAGATACTCAATGGGCATTTTGGAACGGTGTAAGAGAATATGAAGCTGCTAACCATAGTTATTTGCAAGGACAAATCGGAAATCCAGAGGGGCAAGACAAGCCAAATAAAAAATATTATGATCCTAGAAAATGGCTAAGAAACGGTGAGGAAAGCGTTATAAAAAGACTTTTAGAAGCTTTTGAAAACCTGAATTGCGTGGGCAGAAACTGA
- a CDS encoding adenosylmethionine--8-amino-7-oxononanoate transaminase, with protein MTNLELSKLDLEHIWHPCTQMSDHENFPIIPIKSGKGAVLSDFDGNEYIDCVSSWWVNIFGHSNEYISAKLSEQAMNLEHVIMAGFSHEGIIKLSNRLINLLPRPLNKCFYGDNGSSAIEIALKMSYHKNLLLGKNKPLFLNLKNSYHGETIAALSVGDVELYKKIYKNILIKTVQTKVPMNFKGMEVSDEEALNDLKNVLENHHEQLSAFILEPLVQCAGDMNMYSADFVKKACVLAKSYDVDIIFDEVAVGFGRTGSLFALELCDVVPDFLCLSKGITGGYLPLSVVVTSDRIYNEFYGTYESNKAFLHSHSYTGNALACACANATLDIFEKENVIEKNKGLSKFIKSEFSKLLKYDFIDNFRQTGMILAFDLVNFKQKRMGHLIYKQALQKGLLLRPLANTIYFMPPYVITKEQVCYVVSVLDELLSKLR; from the coding sequence ATGACAAATTTAGAACTATCAAAGTTGGATTTAGAGCATATTTGGCATCCTTGCACTCAGATGAGCGATCACGAGAACTTTCCTATCATTCCTATAAAATCTGGCAAGGGAGCCGTGCTTAGTGATTTTGATGGCAATGAGTACATCGACTGCGTCTCTAGTTGGTGGGTAAATATCTTTGGGCATTCAAATGAATATATAAGTGCAAAACTTAGTGAGCAAGCTATGAATTTAGAGCACGTGATCATGGCTGGTTTTAGTCATGAGGGGATTATAAAGCTTTCAAATAGACTGATAAATTTGCTTCCTAGGCCACTAAATAAATGCTTTTATGGCGATAATGGAAGTAGTGCTATAGAGATAGCTTTAAAGATGAGTTATCATAAAAATTTGCTTCTTGGCAAAAACAAACCGCTGTTTTTAAATTTAAAAAACTCGTATCATGGCGAAACTATAGCAGCTCTTAGTGTTGGAGATGTGGAACTTTACAAAAAAATCTATAAAAATATATTGATAAAAACCGTTCAAACTAAAGTGCCGATGAACTTTAAAGGTATGGAAGTAAGCGACGAAGAGGCTTTGAATGATCTAAAAAATGTTTTAGAAAATCATCACGAGCAGCTATCTGCATTTATACTTGAGCCTTTGGTTCAGTGTGCTGGAGATATGAATATGTATAGCGCGGATTTCGTTAAAAAGGCATGTGTACTTGCTAAAAGCTATGATGTAGATATCATTTTTGATGAAGTCGCAGTCGGCTTTGGTAGAACTGGAAGCTTGTTTGCGCTAGAGCTTTGCGACGTAGTTCCTGATTTTTTATGTCTTAGTAAAGGGATAACTGGTGGCTATCTTCCACTTAGCGTTGTGGTGACTAGTGACCGAATTTATAATGAATTTTATGGAACTTATGAAAGCAACAAAGCGTTTTTACACTCTCACAGTTACACCGGAAATGCGCTTGCTTGCGCTTGTGCGAACGCTACTCTTGATATTTTTGAAAAAGAAAATGTTATAGAAAAAAACAAAGGATTATCTAAATTTATAAAATCTGAGTTTAGTAAGCTTTTGAAGTATGACTTCATAGACAACTTCAGACAAACAGGAATGATACTGGCTTTTGATCTTGTCAACTTTAAGCAAAAAAGAATGGGACACTTGATATACAAACAAGCTTTGCAAAAAGGACTTTTGCTAAGACCTCTTGCAAACACTATTTATTTTATGCCGCCTTATGTGATAACAAAAGAGCAAGTTTGTTATGTTGTTAGCGTGTTAGATGAGTTGCTAAGCAAACTTAGATAG
- the nth gene encoding endonuclease III, whose product MRTKQDIQKIKNLFLENFSGAKSELKFKNLYELIVCVMLSAQCTDKRVNLITPALFEAYPDIKALAGANLSSLKMFINSCSFFNNKASNLIKMAKSVVENFGGEIPLNEKDLTSLAGVGQKTAHVVLIEHQEANLMAVDTHVFRVSHRLNLSSAKTPQATEIDLSKAFKTELNTLHQAMVLFGRYTCKAVRPRCDECFLQSLCKWKDKTI is encoded by the coding sequence ATGCGAACAAAACAAGATATACAAAAGATCAAGAATCTATTTTTAGAAAATTTCAGCGGTGCAAAAAGTGAGCTTAAATTTAAAAATCTATACGAGCTAATAGTTTGCGTTATGCTCTCAGCTCAATGCACGGATAAAAGAGTAAATTTGATAACACCGGCACTTTTTGAGGCTTATCCAGATATAAAAGCTTTAGCCGGTGCAAATCTTAGCTCGCTTAAGATGTTTATAAACTCATGCAGCTTTTTTAACAATAAAGCTTCGAATTTAATAAAAATGGCAAAATCCGTAGTGGAAAATTTCGGCGGCGAAATTCCGCTAAACGAAAAAGACCTAACTAGTCTTGCAGGAGTCGGACAAAAGACCGCCCACGTCGTGCTTATAGAACATCAAGAAGCAAATTTGATGGCTGTAGATACTCACGTATTTAGAGTATCTCATAGGCTAAATTTAAGTAGCGCAAAAACTCCGCAAGCAACAGAGATCGATCTAAGCAAAGCGTTTAAAACAGAGCTTAACACGCTTCATCAAGCTATGGTTTTATTTGGTAGATATACTTGCAAAGCCGTGCGTCCAAGATGCGATGAATGCTTTTTACAAAGTCTTTGCAAGTGGAAAGATAAAACTATCTAA
- the cas1 gene encoding CRISPR-associated endonuclease Cas1 — protein MKNDRTHFILSNGLLRRKDDNLYFDKFDEFEQICDTKIIPINAVDEIYLLAKVFIDSYTLSFLADQNIMLHFFSPFGSFRGNFYPNTPNSVNKSGFVLLEQLRSFDDLVKRNYIARQITKARMQNAARNCHKRDIEFDEKPFITALEKTTEISGIMACEGAFAKAYFERWNEIIKDNKSFKFTVRSKRPPLDKINSFISYVNTRIYNVCLSEIYKTELDPRIGFLHEPNYRAVSLHLDLAEIFKPIIGDNLIFTMLNKKEITVKDFASDAGRIRFTNDAIKKIEMQMISKLCETFKIGEQTLTMRQIIRKEANKIKKCICENSPYEGFVF, from the coding sequence ATGAAAAATGATAGAACACATTTTATTCTTAGCAATGGCTTGCTTCGCCGCAAAGACGACAACTTATATTTTGACAAATTTGATGAATTTGAGCAAATTTGTGATACTAAAATCATTCCTATAAATGCGGTTGATGAGATTTATTTACTTGCTAAAGTTTTTATAGATAGCTATACGTTATCATTTTTAGCAGATCAAAACATAATGCTTCATTTTTTCAGTCCATTTGGTAGTTTTCGTGGAAATTTCTATCCAAATACCCCAAATTCGGTAAATAAAAGTGGATTCGTACTTTTAGAACAGCTTAGATCATTTGATGATCTGGTTAAACGAAACTATATAGCAAGACAGATCACAAAAGCTAGAATGCAAAATGCGGCTAGAAATTGTCATAAACGAGATATAGAATTTGACGAAAAACCTTTTATAACAGCACTTGAAAAAACTACCGAAATATCTGGAATTATGGCTTGTGAAGGCGCTTTTGCAAAAGCATATTTTGAGCGTTGGAATGAGATCATAAAGGATAACAAAAGTTTCAAATTTACGGTGCGCTCAAAACGTCCGCCTTTGGATAAAATAAATAGTTTTATAAGCTATGTAAATACTAGAATTTACAATGTTTGCTTGAGTGAAATTTACAAAACAGAGCTCGATCCTAGGATTGGATTTTTGCATGAGCCAAATTATAGGGCGGTGAGCTTACATCTTGATCTAGCAGAGATTTTTAAGCCTATTATTGGTGACAATTTAATATTTACAATGCTTAATAAAAAAGAGATCACGGTTAAAGATTTTGCGAGTGATGCTGGTAGGATCCGTTTTACTAATGATGCTATAAAAAAGATCGAAATGCAGATGATAAGCAAGCTTTGTGAGACCTTTAAGATCGGTGAACAAACTCTTACGATGAGACAAATCATCAGAAAAGAGGCAAATAAAATCAAAAAATGTATTTGTGAGAATTCTCCTTACGAGGGATTTGTGTTTTAG
- a CDS encoding Dna2/Cas4 domain-containing protein, whose product MFEEEQISGTLVNYFTTCRREAWLYAHHIHARQDDENMLLGKALSQIKESNLQDFPFSNLKFDKLSKSKGHYQITEYKKTLKNPDAAVNQLLFYMYILKTNLKLKLISGKVICGKTVLNVDGNDENFTKMRCILKELVNLVNDPKCPIASFKKICKNCAYNDYCF is encoded by the coding sequence ATGTTTGAAGAAGAGCAAATAAGCGGAACTTTGGTGAATTATTTTACTACTTGTAGACGTGAAGCTTGGCTTTATGCGCATCATATACACGCTAGACAAGATGATGAAAATATGCTGCTTGGAAAGGCTTTATCTCAGATCAAAGAGTCAAATTTACAAGATTTTCCATTTTCAAATCTTAAATTTGATAAATTATCAAAATCAAAAGGACATTACCAGATCACTGAGTATAAAAAAACGCTTAAAAATCCAGATGCTGCCGTAAATCAACTCCTATTTTATATGTATATTTTAAAAACAAACTTAAAGCTAAAGCTTATTAGCGGAAAAGTGATTTGTGGTAAAACCGTGCTTAATGTAGATGGAAATGATGAGAATTTTACAAAAATGAGATGTATTCTAAAAGAACTTGTAAATTTGGTGAATGATCCAAAATGCCCTATCGCAAGTTTTAAGAAAATTTGTAAAAATTGTGCATATAACGACTACTGTTTTTGA
- the cas2 gene encoding CRISPR-associated endonuclease Cas2, with the protein MYAILFYDIQNAKEKEKNNARKVQKLVEKYLSRVQYSVFEGEIRASDLKSLTNKLQKACVEEFDSIVIYTFDTQKYSHRTVIGLDKNEPLFS; encoded by the coding sequence ATGTACGCGATACTTTTTTATGATATTCAAAATGCTAAAGAAAAAGAGAAAAATAACGCTAGAAAAGTTCAAAAATTAGTAGAAAAGTATCTTTCTAGAGTGCAGTATTCCGTATTTGAGGGTGAGATTAGAGCAAGCGATCTGAAATCTCTTACAAACAAGCTTCAAAAAGCGTGCGTAGAGGAGTTTGACTCTATCGTGATATATACTTTTGATACGCAAAAGTATTCACATCGTACGGTTATAGGTTTGGATAAAAATGAACCACTTTTTAGCTAA
- a CDS encoding peptidylprolyl isomerase: MKKGMILALSLAAAVSLNAAVLATVNGEEITDADLAPALGAAHSSDLDKIPAEMKKNLVTRVIERKLMLKQAKSEGIEKDPEFKKLLDELADNVAINLWMKKQFDGLKVDSAKVKDFYDKNKDKFVMPAQSRAKHILVQTEKEAKDIIKSLNGLKGDALQSKFSELAKSKSIDKGSAANGGELGWFKASQMVPEFADATFKLKKGEMTKTPVQSQFGYHIILKEDAKDQTTLSFDEVKTNIENQLKSEEFKTAMQKKVDALKKDAKIEYK; this comes from the coding sequence ATGAAAAAAGGTATGATTTTAGCTTTAAGTTTAGCTGCAGCCGTTAGTTTAAATGCTGCTGTTTTAGCTACAGTAAATGGAGAAGAGATAACTGACGCTGATCTAGCTCCAGCTTTGGGCGCTGCTCATAGTTCAGATCTTGATAAAATTCCTGCTGAGATGAAAAAAAATCTTGTTACTAGAGTTATCGAGAGAAAACTTATGCTAAAACAAGCAAAAAGCGAAGGTATAGAAAAAGATCCTGAGTTTAAAAAACTTTTAGATGAGCTTGCTGATAACGTTGCTATAAATTTATGGATGAAAAAACAATTCGACGGTCTTAAAGTAGATAGCGCTAAAGTTAAAGATTTTTATGATAAAAACAAAGATAAATTTGTAATGCCAGCTCAAAGCAGAGCAAAACATATTTTGGTTCAAACAGAAAAAGAAGCTAAAGACATTATAAAAAGCCTAAATGGTCTTAAAGGTGATGCGCTTCAAAGTAAATTCTCAGAACTTGCTAAAAGTAAATCTATAGATAAAGGTTCTGCTGCAAACGGTGGCGAGCTTGGTTGGTTTAAAGCTTCTCAAATGGTTCCTGAGTTTGCAGACGCTACATTTAAACTAAAAAAAGGTGAGATGACAAAAACTCCTGTACAAAGTCAATTTGGTTATCACATCATACTCAAAGAAGATGCTAAAGATCAAACAACTCTTAGCTTTGATGAAGTAAAAACAAACATAGAAAACCAACTAAAAAGCGAAGAGTTTAAAACTGCTATGCAAAAGAAAGTAGATGCTCTTAAAAAAGACGCTAAGATAGAGTATAAATAA